In a genomic window of Streptomyces pristinaespiralis:
- a CDS encoding serine hydrolase domain-containing protein: MTDDSAGRGISRRRLGGGLLTLGGALALGPVPFAAAAGGDGALDTGGTGPGSGSGNRPTLRHGSPQRAGLLARHLDQLVLDAEKFLAPSPKHPWYAGAVLLAGRGGTVALHRAIGKALRYSAYDEKTDTAVELPADQQIAMAEDTVFDLASVSKLFTSVLAVQQIERGTLELEAPVASYLPRFAGAGKQDITVRQLLTHTSGFRSWIPLFKEPTQEARLERLWNEAPANPPGTTYLYSDLNLISLQLVLEKITGRPLDALLRDEITAPLGMHRTRFNPPPSWKPKIAATEDARLPWSGLDRGMVWGEVHDENAYSFGGVAGHAGVFSCAWDLAVLARTLLNGGVYGDSRILRPASVELMFSDFNTAFPGDEHGLGFELYQHWYMGAMATPRTAGHTGFTGTSLVLDPTTDSFLIVLGNSVHPVRSWRSGSAPRVAAANNMARAVAVRPDHGRTAWFSGMAGSTAATLTLPALALASDRPLLRCSLWWDTEPRSDALYLEASQDDGATWKPVPFTAVRKGGEEEPHPAGSVTGWSGRAWHRVTADLTAWRGSPVRLRWRYATDQLYVGRGAYVDAIHVADGPGPAAFDGSRPEDAALLEPKGWTPSRD; the protein is encoded by the coding sequence ATGACCGACGACTCGGCGGGCAGAGGAATCAGCAGACGGAGGCTGGGCGGCGGACTGCTGACGCTGGGCGGTGCGCTCGCCCTGGGACCGGTCCCCTTCGCGGCGGCCGCCGGGGGCGACGGAGCCCTGGACACCGGCGGGACAGGCCCGGGCAGCGGCTCTGGGAACCGGCCGACGCTGCGGCACGGCTCTCCGCAGCGGGCCGGGCTGCTGGCCCGTCACCTCGACCAACTGGTCCTCGACGCCGAGAAGTTCCTCGCCCCGTCCCCCAAGCATCCCTGGTACGCGGGTGCGGTGCTGCTCGCCGGGCGGGGCGGCACGGTGGCGCTGCACCGGGCGATCGGCAAGGCGCTGCGCTACTCGGCTTACGACGAGAAGACCGACACCGCCGTCGAGCTCCCCGCCGACCAGCAGATCGCCATGGCCGAGGACACCGTCTTCGACCTGGCGTCCGTCTCCAAGCTCTTCACGTCCGTCCTGGCGGTGCAGCAGATCGAACGGGGCACGCTGGAGCTGGAGGCGCCGGTCGCCTCCTACCTGCCCCGGTTCGCCGGTGCGGGCAAGCAGGACATCACGGTGCGTCAGCTGCTCACGCACACCTCCGGCTTCCGTTCCTGGATCCCGCTGTTCAAGGAGCCGACGCAGGAGGCCAGGCTCGAGCGGCTGTGGAACGAGGCCCCGGCGAACCCGCCCGGCACCACGTACCTCTACTCCGATCTCAACCTGATCTCGCTCCAGCTCGTACTGGAGAAGATCACCGGCCGTCCGCTGGATGCGCTGCTCCGCGACGAGATCACCGCTCCGCTCGGGATGCACCGCACTCGTTTCAATCCACCGCCCTCCTGGAAGCCGAAGATCGCGGCCACCGAGGACGCCAGGCTCCCGTGGTCCGGACTCGACCGCGGCATGGTATGGGGCGAGGTCCACGACGAGAACGCGTACAGCTTCGGCGGCGTGGCCGGCCACGCCGGCGTCTTCTCCTGCGCCTGGGACCTGGCCGTCCTCGCCCGCACCCTGCTCAACGGCGGTGTCTACGGCGACTCCCGCATCCTGCGCCCGGCCTCGGTCGAGCTGATGTTCTCCGACTTCAACACGGCCTTCCCCGGCGACGAGCACGGCCTGGGCTTCGAGCTCTACCAGCACTGGTACATGGGCGCGATGGCGACACCGCGCACCGCCGGGCACACCGGCTTCACCGGCACCAGCCTCGTCCTCGACCCGACCACCGACTCGTTCCTGATCGTGCTCGGCAACTCCGTCCACCCCGTCCGCAGCTGGCGCTCCGGCAGCGCGCCCCGGGTCGCCGCGGCCAACAACATGGCCAGGGCCGTGGCCGTCCGCCCCGACCACGGCCGCACCGCCTGGTTCTCCGGCATGGCCGGCTCCACGGCGGCGACCCTCACGCTGCCGGCGCTCGCCCTCGCCTCTGACAGGCCGCTGCTGCGGTGCTCGCTGTGGTGGGACACCGAACCGCGCTCCGACGCGCTGTACCTCGAGGCGTCACAGGACGACGGGGCGACCTGGAAACCGGTCCCGTTCACCGCGGTCCGCAAGGGCGGCGAGGAGGAGCCCCACCCGGCCGGCTCGGTGACGGGCTGGTCCGGGCGGGCATGGCACCGGGTCACCGCGGACCTGACCGCGTGGCGCGGCTCGCCGGTACGGCTGCGCTGGCGGTACGCGACCGACCAGCTCTACGTCGGCCGGGGCGCCTACGTCGACGCGATCCACGTCGCGGACGGCCCGGGCCCGGCGGCCTTCGACGGGTCCCGGCCCGAGGACGCCGCCCTGCTCGAACCCAAGGGCTGGACACCGTCCCGGGACTGA
- a CDS encoding phytoene desaturase family protein, which translates to MPALASYDAVIVGGGHNGLVAAAYLARAGRSVLLLERRPHTGGAAVSTRPFPGVDARLSQFSYLVSLLPDKIVRDLRLDFAVRGRTVSSYTPTGDGGLLVGGARTEESFGALTGGDREYAAWREFYGVTGQVAQRVFPTLTEPLPTRDELRTRVGDEQAWRMLFEEPIGAAIEKRFTHDVVRGVVLTDALIGTFADAHDPSLVQNRCFLYHVIGGGTGDWDVPVGGMGALTDALAAAARDAGAEFALGHEVTRIDTDGERAEVAYRNRAGEGAVAARRVLVNASPQALAALLGEESPEPAEGAQLKVNMLLRRLPRLRDDSVAPEDAFSGTFHVSEGYGQLATAYREAAEGRLPSAPPSEIYCHSLTDPSILSPELAAQGCHTLTLFGLHTPARLFAEDNERTRAELLAATLTELDAYLAEPLADCLALDANGEPCIEAKTPLDLERELRLPGGHIFHRDLSWPYADGATGRWGVETAHANILLCGAGAVRGGGVSGVPGHNAAMAALGH; encoded by the coding sequence ATGCCCGCACTCGCCTCGTACGACGCCGTCATCGTGGGCGGCGGCCACAACGGCCTGGTCGCCGCCGCCTATCTGGCCCGCGCCGGGCGCTCCGTCCTGCTGCTGGAGCGCCGGCCGCACACCGGGGGAGCGGCCGTCTCCACCCGCCCGTTCCCCGGTGTCGACGCCCGCCTGTCCCAGTTCTCCTATCTCGTCTCGCTGCTGCCCGACAAGATCGTGCGGGACCTGCGGCTGGACTTCGCGGTGCGGGGGCGCACCGTCTCCTCCTACACGCCCACGGGCGACGGCGGCCTGCTGGTGGGCGGCGCCCGGACGGAGGAGTCCTTCGGGGCCCTCACCGGCGGGGACCGCGAGTACGCGGCGTGGCGCGAGTTCTACGGCGTCACCGGTCAGGTCGCGCAGCGGGTCTTCCCGACGCTGACGGAGCCGCTGCCCACCCGGGACGAGCTACGGACCCGAGTCGGCGACGAGCAGGCGTGGCGGATGCTCTTCGAGGAACCGATCGGCGCCGCGATCGAGAAACGGTTCACCCACGACGTGGTCCGCGGGGTCGTCCTCACCGACGCGCTCATCGGCACCTTCGCCGACGCCCACGATCCGTCGCTGGTACAGAACCGCTGCTTCCTGTACCACGTCATCGGCGGCGGCACGGGGGACTGGGACGTGCCCGTCGGCGGGATGGGCGCGCTCACCGACGCGCTGGCCGCCGCGGCGCGCGACGCCGGCGCGGAGTTCGCGCTCGGACACGAGGTCACCCGGATCGACACCGACGGCGAGCGCGCAGAGGTCGCCTACCGGAACCGCGCGGGCGAGGGCGCGGTCGCCGCCCGCCGGGTCCTGGTGAACGCCTCGCCGCAGGCGCTCGCCGCGCTCCTCGGAGAGGAGAGCCCCGAACCGGCGGAGGGCGCGCAGCTGAAGGTCAACATGCTGCTGCGGCGGCTGCCGCGGCTGCGGGACGACTCGGTCGCGCCCGAGGACGCCTTCTCCGGCACGTTCCACGTCTCGGAGGGTTACGGGCAACTGGCCACCGCCTACCGGGAGGCCGCCGAGGGGCGGCTGCCGAGTGCTCCGCCGTCCGAGATCTACTGCCACTCGCTGACCGATCCGTCGATCCTCTCGCCGGAACTCGCGGCCCAGGGCTGCCACACGCTGACGCTCTTCGGACTGCACACCCCCGCCAGGCTGTTCGCCGAGGACAACGAACGGACGCGCGCGGAGCTGCTGGCCGCGACGCTCACCGAACTCGACGCGTACCTGGCGGAGCCGCTCGCCGACTGCCTCGCCCTCGACGCGAACGGCGAACCCTGCATCGAGGCGAAGACGCCGCTGGACCTTGAGCGGGAACTGCGGCTGCCCGGCGGCCACATCTTCCACCGCGACCTGTCCTGGCCGTACGCCGACGGCGCCACGGGCCGTTGGGGCGTGGAGACCGCGCACGCCAACATCCTGCTGTGCGGCGCGGGCGCCGTCCGCGGCGGCGGAGTCAGCGGCGTGCCGGGTCACAACGCCGCGATGGCCGCGCTGGGTCACTGA
- a CDS encoding NAD(P)H-dependent flavin oxidoreductase produces METELSRQLGIEHAIFGFTPFPAVAAAISRAGGFGVLGAVRYTAPEDLRRDLDWMQEHTGGMPYGLDVVMPAKKVEGVSEADVEAMIPETHRTFVTDTLARHGVPELAEGEASGWRITGWMEQVARSQLDVAFDYPVGLLANALGPPPADVVARAHDHGVLVAALAGSAAHARRHAEAGIDVVVAQGYEAGGHTGEIASMVLTPEVVEAVDPLPVLAAGGIGSGRQIAAGLALGAQGVWLGSLWLTTTEATLGSRALTAKLLAAGSGDTVRSRALTGKPARQLRTAWTDAWDDPAGPGTLPMPLQGLLVAEAVSRIQRYEVEALLGTPVGQIVGRMNSERSVREVFDDLTRGFEEAVTRINRIAGRSTS; encoded by the coding sequence ATGGAGACGGAGCTGAGCAGACAACTGGGCATCGAGCACGCCATCTTCGGCTTCACCCCGTTCCCCGCGGTGGCCGCCGCCATCAGCCGCGCCGGAGGCTTCGGCGTACTCGGCGCGGTCCGCTACACCGCGCCGGAGGACCTGCGGCGCGATCTCGACTGGATGCAGGAGCACACCGGCGGCATGCCCTACGGGCTCGACGTCGTCATGCCCGCCAAGAAGGTCGAGGGTGTGAGCGAGGCGGACGTCGAGGCGATGATCCCCGAGACGCACCGCACGTTCGTGACCGACACCCTCGCCCGGCACGGCGTACCCGAACTGGCCGAGGGCGAGGCCTCCGGATGGCGCATCACCGGCTGGATGGAGCAGGTGGCCCGCAGCCAGCTCGACGTCGCCTTCGACTATCCGGTCGGACTCCTCGCCAACGCCCTCGGCCCGCCGCCCGCCGACGTCGTCGCACGCGCCCACGACCACGGGGTCCTCGTCGCCGCCCTCGCCGGCAGCGCCGCTCACGCCCGCCGCCACGCAGAGGCGGGCATCGACGTCGTCGTCGCCCAGGGGTACGAGGCCGGCGGCCACACCGGTGAGATCGCCTCCATGGTGCTCACCCCCGAAGTCGTCGAGGCCGTCGACCCCTTGCCGGTCCTCGCGGCCGGAGGCATCGGAAGCGGCCGGCAGATCGCCGCGGGCCTCGCCCTCGGCGCCCAGGGCGTCTGGCTCGGCTCCCTGTGGCTCACCACCACCGAGGCCACCCTCGGATCCCGCGCCCTCACCGCGAAACTGCTGGCCGCGGGCTCCGGCGACACCGTCCGCTCCCGCGCCCTCACCGGCAAGCCCGCCCGCCAGCTGCGCACCGCCTGGACGGACGCCTGGGACGACCCGGCAGGCCCCGGCACCCTGCCCATGCCGCTGCAGGGACTGCTCGTGGCCGAAGCGGTCTCCCGCATCCAGCGGTACGAGGTCGAGGCGCTGCTGGGCACGCCCGTCGGCCAGATCGTCGGCCGTATGAACTCCGAGCGCAGCGTGCGGGAGGTCTTCGACGACCTGACCCGCGGCTTCGAGGAGGCAGTCACCCGCATCAACCGCATCGCCGGAAGGAGCACGTCATGA
- a CDS encoding tetratricopeptide repeat protein, with protein sequence MDTVEADAGYARYLELGRAAMAAGRFEDAARLLGDAVALRPDAGRAHLELAEALRRVGRLDMARRAYARALDAEPSGPVAEAAAGGLDSLRSTSGVMKRSNFEVGRRLASDRHVVGWTVLDVRKGGFGVVYIVRSDDDGKRMALKTFDCRLLWSDEDRDRFEREALTWVRLDPHRHVATALWVERIEGLPCVVTEYAEGGDLAGLLRRGPLRPRQALRFARHLCDGLRHAHDQLGLVHRDVKPANCLLSADHTLRVTDFGLARAFDHSGDTSPPGLSELPAGAQQLYTTVAGTPRYMAPEQFVPGAALDTRADVYAFGVVLFEMLTGRLPPGGGRAKAYVERTTDRRTRRSPLYRLIRACTEPRRENRPADFAAVRERLDDVYRAETGGPAPATARPHSLTGEEWVSRSLALHHLGRYEDALDAVQKGLEAAGNEGPVVLSKLWQVRGMGLHELHRHDEALAAHDRAVELNPREPSAWLCRGTVLRDMDRPEEALSCFGRAAELEPRDGLVWANRGVVLAGLERYEEAEESLARAYQLRPRDLYVLVSRSNFRVRRGQLDAALDDIDEALRVAPRHIPALVNKAQLLNALGRPGEALACLDTAAEIAPETRQVWSTYVHTHCALGRYDDMLECAERALRIGPETHGAWVEKGRAIGLAGGPWEEQLACYESALAIDPALAVGWTYKAVALRELGRPAEALPCHDQAVARDPRSTWAWVERARTLRRLERHEDAMECCDRALDMDERFAEAWAVKRGALADLGRYEEALALNERRLELDPVDKEAWLDKGNDLFTSGRWAEALTCYEDAVAIWPDDSGIRFNRGITLEKLGRYEEACASFERALRIDPANEMAREGVRRTRTRRP encoded by the coding sequence GTGGACACTGTCGAGGCCGATGCCGGGTACGCCCGCTACCTGGAGCTGGGGCGGGCGGCCATGGCCGCCGGGCGGTTCGAGGACGCCGCCCGGCTGCTGGGCGACGCGGTGGCGCTGCGCCCGGATGCCGGGCGTGCGCATCTCGAACTCGCCGAAGCCCTCCGCAGGGTGGGGCGCCTGGACATGGCGCGCCGCGCGTACGCCAGGGCCCTGGACGCCGAGCCGTCCGGTCCGGTTGCGGAGGCGGCCGCCGGCGGACTGGACAGCCTGCGGTCCACGTCCGGCGTGATGAAGCGGAGCAACTTCGAAGTCGGCCGTCGGCTGGCGAGTGATCGCCACGTCGTGGGCTGGACCGTACTCGACGTGCGCAAGGGAGGGTTCGGTGTCGTCTACATCGTCCGCTCCGACGACGACGGCAAGCGGATGGCGTTGAAGACGTTCGACTGCCGGCTGCTGTGGAGCGACGAGGACCGGGACCGGTTCGAGCGCGAGGCTCTGACCTGGGTCAGGCTGGATCCGCACCGCCATGTGGCGACGGCGCTGTGGGTGGAGCGGATCGAGGGTCTGCCGTGCGTGGTCACGGAGTACGCCGAGGGCGGCGATCTGGCCGGGCTGCTGCGGCGTGGGCCGTTGCGGCCCCGGCAGGCGCTGCGGTTCGCCCGGCACCTGTGCGACGGGCTCCGGCACGCGCACGACCAGCTCGGTCTCGTCCACCGGGACGTGAAGCCCGCGAACTGCCTGCTGTCCGCCGACCACACGCTCCGGGTGACCGACTTCGGCCTGGCGAGGGCCTTCGACCACTCCGGTGATACGTCGCCGCCCGGCCTGAGCGAACTGCCGGCCGGCGCGCAGCAGCTCTACACCACGGTCGCGGGCACGCCCCGCTACATGGCGCCCGAGCAGTTCGTACCGGGCGCGGCCCTGGACACCCGCGCCGACGTCTACGCCTTCGGCGTCGTCCTCTTCGAGATGCTCACCGGGCGCCTCCCGCCGGGCGGCGGCCGGGCCAAGGCGTACGTCGAGCGCACGACCGACCGGCGGACCCGTCGCTCGCCGCTCTACCGCCTGATCAGGGCGTGCACGGAGCCCCGCCGCGAGAACCGCCCCGCCGACTTCGCGGCGGTCCGGGAGCGGCTGGACGACGTGTACCGCGCGGAGACCGGCGGCCCGGCGCCCGCGACTGCCCGGCCGCACTCCCTGACCGGGGAGGAATGGGTCTCCAGGAGCCTTGCGCTCCACCATCTGGGCCGCTACGAGGACGCCCTCGACGCCGTGCAGAAGGGCCTGGAAGCGGCGGGAAACGAGGGGCCGGTCGTCCTGAGCAAGCTCTGGCAGGTGCGTGGCATGGGCCTCCACGAACTTCATCGCCACGACGAGGCTCTGGCCGCACACGACCGCGCGGTCGAACTGAATCCGCGCGAGCCGAGCGCCTGGCTGTGCCGGGGGACCGTTCTCCGGGACATGGACAGGCCGGAGGAGGCCCTGTCGTGCTTCGGGCGCGCTGCGGAACTGGAGCCCCGTGACGGCTTGGTGTGGGCCAACAGGGGTGTGGTCCTCGCCGGCCTCGAACGCTACGAAGAGGCGGAGGAGTCGCTCGCCCGGGCCTATCAGCTCCGGCCTCGTGACCTGTATGTCCTCGTCTCCCGGTCCAACTTCAGGGTGAGGCGCGGACAGCTGGACGCCGCTCTGGACGACATCGACGAGGCCCTGCGCGTCGCGCCCCGCCATATCCCGGCCCTGGTCAACAAGGCACAACTCCTGAACGCCCTCGGACGGCCGGGGGAAGCCCTCGCATGCCTCGACACCGCGGCGGAGATCGCACCCGAGACCCGGCAGGTGTGGTCCACCTATGTGCACACCCACTGCGCTCTCGGCCGCTACGACGACATGCTGGAGTGCGCCGAGCGCGCCCTGCGGATCGGACCCGAGACACACGGTGCATGGGTCGAGAAGGGCCGTGCCATCGGCTTGGCCGGCGGGCCGTGGGAAGAGCAGTTGGCATGCTACGAAAGCGCGTTGGCCATCGACCCGGCCCTGGCCGTCGGATGGACGTACAAGGCCGTCGCCCTGCGCGAACTCGGCCGTCCGGCAGAGGCTCTCCCCTGCCATGACCAGGCCGTCGCACGCGACCCTCGGTCGACGTGGGCCTGGGTCGAGAGGGCCAGGACGCTACGGCGGCTCGAGCGGCACGAGGACGCCATGGAGTGCTGCGACCGCGCCCTCGACATGGATGAGCGGTTCGCGGAGGCGTGGGCCGTGAAGAGAGGTGCGCTGGCAGACCTCGGCCGCTATGAGGAAGCGCTGGCGCTGAACGAGCGTCGGCTGGAGCTCGATCCCGTCGACAAAGAGGCCTGGCTGGACAAGGGCAACGACCTGTTCACGTCGGGACGCTGGGCCGAGGCGCTGACGTGCTACGAGGACGCTGTCGCGATCTGGCCGGATGACAGCGGCATTCGGTTCAACCGGGGGATCACGCTGGAGAAGCTCGGCCGGTACGAGGAGGCATGCGCCAGCTTCGAGCGGGCCCTGCGGATCGATCCCGCCAACGAGATGGCCCGCGAGGGCGTGCGGCGCACGCGTACGCGTCGTCCGTGA
- a CDS encoding aldo/keto reductase — MRYRTLGKTGIEVSVHCLGTMMFQKGCNPDHDDCVRIIHAALDEGINFVDTADMYGQGESEEIVGKALRGRRDDVVLATKVHFPMGEGRNRGGNSRRWILKAVEDSLRRLDTDWIDLYQVHFPDHRTDIEETLSVLTDLVHQGKIRAFGCSNYQAEEIVEAHHVSERRSLGRFRTDQPPYSILARGIETSLLPVCERYGMGVLVWSPLAFGFLTGKHRKDQPIDLAVGRAALRPAFFDPSIAENAAKLDAVEQLVELATSIGCTLPQLAIAFTVAHPAVTSAIIGPRTMRQLQDLLKGAALTLDDAALDRIDEIVPPGTNLYNPAASFPPRSLTETALRRRPLTERSAACWT, encoded by the coding sequence ATGCGTTATCGCACCCTCGGCAAAACCGGTATCGAGGTCAGCGTCCACTGCCTCGGGACCATGATGTTCCAGAAAGGCTGCAATCCCGATCACGACGATTGCGTCCGCATCATTCACGCTGCCCTCGACGAGGGAATCAACTTCGTCGACACCGCGGACATGTACGGACAGGGCGAGTCCGAGGAGATCGTGGGCAAGGCGCTGCGGGGGCGCCGGGACGACGTCGTACTCGCCACCAAGGTCCACTTCCCCATGGGTGAGGGCCGCAACCGCGGTGGCAACTCGCGGCGTTGGATTCTCAAGGCGGTCGAGGACAGCCTCAGGCGACTGGACACCGACTGGATCGACCTCTACCAGGTGCACTTCCCTGACCATCGCACCGATATCGAGGAGACGCTCTCGGTACTGACCGACCTCGTGCACCAGGGAAAGATCCGCGCCTTCGGCTGCTCGAACTACCAGGCCGAGGAGATCGTCGAGGCACACCACGTCTCCGAGCGGCGCAGTCTCGGGCGCTTCCGCACCGACCAGCCGCCCTACTCGATTCTGGCCCGCGGGATCGAAACGTCGCTCCTGCCCGTCTGCGAGCGCTACGGGATGGGGGTACTGGTCTGGAGCCCTCTCGCCTTCGGATTCCTCACCGGCAAGCACCGCAAGGACCAGCCCATCGACCTGGCAGTCGGCCGTGCCGCGCTCCGGCCGGCGTTCTTCGATCCCTCGATCGCCGAGAACGCCGCCAAGCTCGACGCCGTCGAACAACTTGTAGAACTCGCGACGAGCATCGGCTGCACCCTCCCCCAGCTCGCCATCGCCTTCACCGTGGCCCACCCCGCCGTCACCTCGGCGATCATCGGACCGCGGACCATGCGACAACTGCAGGACCTGCTCAAGGGCGCCGCACTCACCCTCGACGATGCAGCCCTCGACCGAATCGACGAAATCGTGCCGCCCGGAACGAACCTCTACAACCCGGCAGCATCCTTCCCTCCGCGATCACTGACCGAGACCGCGTTGCGGCGCCGCCCACTCACCGAACGCTCCGCAGCCTGCTGGACCTGA
- a CDS encoding acyl-CoA synthetase, with translation MTGAPADAPVPAGNGFWAQAAADPGRTVLTDPAGRRLTAGELHAAANRLVHGLRAAGLERGDAFAVVLPNCPELVAAHLAATQAGFYLVPVNHHLVGPEIAWIVSDSGAKVLVAHERFAEAATAAADEADLPRTHRYAVGDVAGFRPYEELLEGQPDTPPQGRTLGWVMNYTSGTTGRPRGVRRPLPGRLPEESHLGGFLGIFGIRPHDGNVHLVCSPLYHTAVLQFAAAALHIGHPLVLMDKWTPEEMLRLIDTHRCTHTHMVPTQFHRLLALPEEVKRRYDVSSMRHAVHGAAPCPEHVKRAMIDWWGGCVEEYYAASEGGGAFATADEWLKKPGTVGRAWPISELAVFDDEGNQLPPGELGTVYMKMTTGGFSYHRDEAKTRSNRIGDFFTVGDLGHLDEDGYLFLRDRKIDLIISGGVNIYPAEIEAALLTHPAVADAAAFGVPHADRGEEVKAVVEPADGHRPDDALAAAILTHCERHLAPYKRPRSVEFVAAMPRDPNGKLYKRRLRAPYWEGHERAV, from the coding sequence ATGACCGGTGCACCCGCAGACGCCCCCGTGCCGGCCGGGAACGGCTTCTGGGCGCAGGCCGCCGCCGACCCCGGCCGTACCGTACTGACCGATCCCGCCGGCAGGCGCTTGACGGCGGGAGAGCTGCATGCCGCCGCCAACCGGCTGGTGCACGGGCTGCGCGCGGCGGGCCTCGAACGCGGGGACGCGTTCGCCGTCGTCCTGCCGAACTGCCCGGAACTCGTCGCCGCTCATCTCGCCGCCACCCAGGCGGGGTTCTACCTGGTCCCCGTCAACCACCACCTCGTCGGACCCGAGATCGCGTGGATCGTCTCCGACTCAGGCGCCAAGGTGCTCGTCGCCCACGAACGCTTCGCCGAAGCGGCGACCGCCGCCGCCGACGAGGCGGACCTGCCCCGCACCCACCGCTACGCCGTCGGTGACGTGGCCGGCTTCCGCCCCTACGAGGAACTGCTCGAGGGGCAGCCGGACACGCCGCCGCAGGGCCGCACGCTCGGCTGGGTCATGAACTACACGTCCGGCACCACCGGCCGTCCGCGCGGCGTCCGGCGGCCGCTGCCGGGAAGGCTCCCGGAGGAGAGCCACCTCGGCGGCTTCCTCGGCATCTTCGGCATCCGGCCCCACGACGGGAACGTGCACCTCGTCTGCTCGCCGCTCTACCACACGGCGGTGCTGCAGTTCGCGGCCGCGGCCCTGCACATCGGGCACCCCCTCGTCCTGATGGACAAGTGGACGCCGGAGGAGATGCTGCGCCTCATCGACACCCACCGATGCACGCACACCCACATGGTGCCGACCCAGTTCCACCGCCTGCTCGCCCTGCCGGAGGAGGTGAAGCGGCGCTACGACGTCTCCTCGATGCGGCACGCCGTCCACGGGGCGGCGCCCTGCCCTGAGCACGTGAAGAGAGCCATGATCGACTGGTGGGGCGGCTGTGTGGAGGAGTACTACGCGGCCAGCGAGGGCGGCGGCGCGTTCGCGACCGCCGACGAATGGCTGAAGAAGCCCGGTACGGTCGGCCGGGCCTGGCCGATCAGTGAGCTCGCCGTGTTCGACGACGAGGGCAACCAGCTGCCGCCCGGCGAACTCGGCACGGTCTACATGAAGATGACGACCGGCGGCTTCAGCTACCACCGGGACGAGGCCAAGACGCGGAGCAACCGCATCGGCGACTTCTTCACCGTCGGCGATCTCGGCCACCTCGACGAGGACGGCTACCTCTTCCTGCGTGACCGCAAGATCGACCTGATCATCTCGGGCGGGGTGAACATCTATCCGGCCGAGATCGAGGCCGCGCTGCTCACCCACCCCGCCGTCGCCGACGCGGCGGCCTTCGGCGTCCCGCACGCCGACCGGGGCGAGGAGGTCAAGGCGGTGGTGGAACCGGCGGACGGCCACCGGCCCGACGACGCCCTCGCGGCCGCGATCCTCACCCACTGCGAACGG
- a CDS encoding MerR family transcriptional regulator, translating to MAEITTSLSIGQVAERTGLSVHALRFYEREGLFVNPVRRGPGGRRVYSQDDVDWLTVCIILRASGMPLPVLSRYADLVREGAGNEEERLALMREHQAHVTTQIGRLTESLDLIRFKVGVYEDLVDQGDAATRQCHAPSPSTDEELTPLRR from the coding sequence ATGGCTGAGATCACCACAAGTCTGAGCATCGGCCAGGTCGCCGAGCGCACCGGCTTGAGCGTTCACGCGTTGCGCTTCTACGAGCGCGAGGGCCTCTTCGTCAATCCCGTACGACGCGGGCCCGGTGGGCGCCGCGTCTACAGCCAGGATGACGTCGACTGGCTGACCGTCTGCATCATTCTCCGTGCCTCGGGCATGCCCCTGCCCGTGCTCAGCCGGTACGCCGACCTCGTGCGAGAGGGAGCCGGTAATGAGGAAGAAAGACTCGCGCTCATGCGCGAGCACCAGGCACACGTCACCACTCAGATCGGCAGGCTCACCGAGTCCCTGGACCTGATCCGCTTCAAGGTCGGCGTGTACGAGGACCTTGTCGACCAAGGCGACGCCGCCACCCGTCAATGTCACGCCCCCTCCCCTTCAACTGACGAAGAACTCACGCCACTGCGTCGCTGA